Proteins from a single region of Streptomyces sp. Tu 3180:
- the thiS gene encoding sulfur carrier protein ThiS, with translation MNISVNGEPRAVEPGTALDVVVRSLTAAPSGVAAALNETVVPRAQWPATALSEGDRVEVLTAVQGG, from the coding sequence ATGAACATCTCGGTCAACGGGGAACCCCGGGCGGTCGAGCCCGGCACGGCCCTCGACGTCGTCGTGCGCTCGCTCACCGCGGCGCCCTCGGGAGTGGCCGCCGCCCTGAACGAGACCGTCGTCCCGCGCGCGCAGTGGCCCGCCACCGCCCTCTCCGAGGGCGACCGCGTGGAAGTCCTCACCGCCGTCCAAGGAGGCTGA
- the pknB gene encoding Stk1 family PASTA domain-containing Ser/Thr kinase, which produces MDTTLQDPLVGQVLDGRYRVEARIAVGGMATVYRAVDTRLDRILALKVMHPSLAADGSFVERFIREAKSVARLAHPNVVQVFDQGTDGAYVYLAMEYIAGCTLRDVLRERGALQPRAALDILEPVLAALGAAHRAGFVHRDMKPENVLIGDDGRVKVADFGLVRAVDTVTNTTGTVLGTVSYLAPEQIESGTADPRVDVYACGILLYEMLTGGKPHDGDSPATVLYKHLHEDVPPPSAAVPGMAYELDELVASATARTPDLRPHDAVALLARVRGTRGGLGEEQLDAVPPQALTAEHDNAEDRTSVIPRALTSPAPGFARAGGPPSRPLPAGEDEGGVPAGTDGADAFHRTSRLASPPPLPPRRRPALRGGPTAIVVAVLLVLGVGTGVWYINSGQFTKVPPLLSKTEQEARDRLADAGLEVGGVEEAYSDTVKRGTVISTDPEAGARIRGNDSVSLTVSKGPQTVRVPDVDGYRLDKARSVLEDEGLEPGMVTRAFSEDVPEGFVVSTEPGKGTKVRAGSAVAFTVSKGRPVDVPDVTGDDLQDARAELEEAGLEVEVAAGRVTSEHDAGRVARQTPQAGRQAAGGDTVTLTLSKGPEMVEVPDVVGDSVDEAREKLEGAGFRVEEDRGLLGLFGDTVEDQSVDGGDTAPKGSTITIGIG; this is translated from the coding sequence GTGGACACGACCCTTCAGGACCCTCTGGTCGGGCAGGTGCTCGACGGCCGCTATCGCGTCGAGGCGCGGATCGCGGTCGGCGGGATGGCCACGGTCTACCGGGCCGTGGACACCCGCCTCGACCGCATCCTCGCGCTCAAGGTGATGCACCCCTCCCTCGCGGCCGACGGCTCGTTCGTCGAGCGGTTCATCCGCGAGGCGAAGTCGGTGGCCCGGCTGGCCCACCCGAACGTGGTGCAGGTCTTCGACCAGGGCACCGACGGGGCGTACGTCTACCTGGCGATGGAGTACATCGCCGGCTGCACCCTGCGGGACGTGCTGCGCGAGCGCGGCGCGCTGCAGCCGCGGGCCGCGCTGGACATCCTGGAGCCGGTGCTGGCCGCGCTCGGCGCCGCGCACCGGGCCGGTTTCGTGCACCGGGACATGAAGCCCGAGAACGTGCTGATCGGGGACGACGGCCGGGTCAAGGTCGCCGACTTCGGGCTGGTCCGGGCCGTGGACACGGTGACGAACACCACCGGGACCGTGCTGGGCACGGTCTCCTACCTCGCGCCGGAGCAGATCGAGAGCGGCACCGCCGATCCCCGGGTGGACGTCTACGCCTGCGGCATCCTGCTGTACGAGATGCTGACCGGCGGGAAGCCGCACGACGGCGACTCCCCCGCGACCGTGCTCTACAAGCACCTGCACGAGGACGTGCCGCCGCCGTCGGCCGCCGTGCCCGGCATGGCGTACGAGCTGGACGAGCTGGTCGCGTCGGCGACCGCGCGCACCCCGGACCTCCGCCCGCACGACGCGGTGGCGCTGCTCGCGCGGGTCCGCGGGACGCGCGGCGGGCTCGGCGAGGAGCAGCTGGACGCGGTGCCGCCGCAGGCGCTGACGGCCGAGCACGACAACGCCGAGGACCGTACGAGCGTCATCCCGCGCGCGCTGACCTCCCCCGCGCCCGGCTTCGCCCGCGCGGGGGGACCCCCGTCCCGCCCGCTGCCGGCCGGCGAGGACGAGGGGGGCGTCCCGGCCGGAACCGACGGCGCGGACGCCTTCCACCGCACCAGCCGGCTCGCGTCCCCGCCGCCGCTGCCGCCCCGGCGCCGCCCGGCGCTGCGGGGCGGACCGACGGCGATCGTCGTGGCCGTGCTGCTGGTCCTCGGCGTGGGCACGGGCGTGTGGTACATCAACTCCGGCCAGTTCACCAAGGTGCCGCCGCTGCTGTCGAAGACCGAGCAGGAGGCCCGGGACCGGCTGGCGGACGCCGGGCTGGAGGTCGGCGGGGTCGAGGAGGCGTACAGCGACACCGTGAAGCGGGGCACGGTGATCAGCACGGACCCGGAGGCCGGCGCCCGCATCCGCGGCAACGACTCGGTGTCGCTCACCGTCTCCAAGGGCCCGCAGACCGTGCGGGTGCCCGATGTGGACGGCTACCGGCTGGACAAGGCGCGTTCCGTGCTGGAGGACGAGGGCCTGGAGCCGGGCATGGTCACCCGGGCGTTCAGCGAGGACGTGCCCGAGGGCTTCGTGGTCTCCACCGAGCCGGGGAAGGGCACGAAGGTCCGCGCGGGCTCGGCGGTGGCGTTCACCGTGAGCAAGGGCCGCCCGGTGGACGTTCCGGACGTGACCGGCGACGACCTCCAGGACGCCCGCGCCGAGCTGGAGGAGGCCGGCCTGGAGGTGGAGGTCGCCGCCGGGCGGGTCACCTCCGAGCACGACGCCGGCCGGGTGGCCCGGCAGACCCCGCAGGCGGGCCGTCAGGCCGCCGGGGGCGACACCGTGACGCTGACGCTGTCCAAGGGGCCGGAGATGGTCGAGGTGCCGGACGTGGTGGGCGACAGCGTGGACGAGGCCAGGGAGAAGCTGGAGGGGGCCGGGTTCCGGGTGGAGGAGGACCGCGGTCTGCTCGGCCTGTTCGGCGACACGGTCGAGGACCAGTCGGTGGACGGCGGGGACACCGCGCCCAAGGGCTCGACGATCACCATCGGGATCGGCTGA
- the thiO gene encoding glycine oxidase ThiO gives MSPTRTSDVLVVGGGIIGLVTAWRAAQRGLATALVDPEPGGGAARVAAGMLAAVTELHYGEQTLLGLNLASARRYPDFAAELTELTGHALGYRRCGTLAVALDADDRAHLRELHALQRQSGLDSQWLTGRECRRLEPMLAPGVRGGLRVDGDHQIDPRRLAAALVTACERAGVVVHRTRAERLTVARDRATGVVTADGTERGAGQVVLAAGSLSGRLAGVPRDVLPPVRPVKGQVVRLTMPGHAAHTAPFLSRTVRAVVRGSHVYLVPRESGELVIGATSEEMGWDTTVTAGGVYELLRDAHELVPGLTELPLTETRAGLRPGSPDNAPLLGPTALEGLVLATGHYRNGVLLTPVTGDVLAHVLTTGKLPEEARAFTPLRFTAAALTEQSA, from the coding sequence ATGTCGCCCACGCGCACCTCGGACGTCCTCGTCGTCGGGGGCGGAATCATCGGTCTGGTCACGGCCTGGCGGGCCGCGCAGCGCGGTCTCGCCACGGCCCTGGTGGACCCCGAGCCGGGCGGCGGCGCCGCCCGGGTGGCCGCCGGGATGCTGGCCGCCGTCACGGAACTGCACTACGGCGAGCAGACCCTGCTCGGTCTGAACCTCGCCTCCGCGCGCCGCTACCCGGACTTCGCGGCCGAGCTGACCGAGCTCACCGGGCACGCCCTCGGCTACCGCCGGTGCGGCACCCTCGCGGTGGCGCTGGACGCCGACGACCGTGCCCATCTGCGGGAACTGCACGCGCTGCAGCGGCAGTCGGGGCTGGACTCGCAGTGGCTGACCGGGCGGGAGTGCCGGCGCCTGGAGCCGATGCTCGCGCCGGGTGTGCGCGGCGGCCTGAGGGTCGACGGCGACCACCAGATCGACCCGCGGCGGCTGGCGGCGGCGCTGGTGACCGCGTGCGAACGGGCCGGTGTGGTCGTGCACCGCACGCGGGCCGAGCGGCTCACCGTCGCGCGGGACCGGGCGACGGGCGTCGTCACCGCCGACGGCACCGAACGGGGCGCCGGGCAGGTGGTGCTCGCCGCGGGCAGCCTCAGCGGGCGGCTCGCGGGCGTCCCCCGGGACGTGCTGCCGCCCGTGCGTCCCGTGAAGGGGCAGGTGGTGCGGCTGACGATGCCGGGGCACGCGGCGCACACCGCGCCGTTCCTGAGCCGGACCGTGCGGGCCGTGGTGCGCGGCAGCCACGTCTACCTGGTGCCGCGCGAGAGCGGCGAACTGGTCATCGGGGCGACCAGCGAGGAGATGGGCTGGGACACGACCGTCACCGCGGGCGGGGTGTACGAGCTGCTGCGCGACGCCCACGAGCTGGTCCCGGGGCTCACCGAGCTGCCGCTCACCGAGACCCGGGCCGGGCTGCGCCCCGGCTCCCCCGACAACGCGCCGCTGCTCGGCCCGACCGCGCTGGAGGGGCTGGTGCTGGCCACCGGCCACTACCGCAACGGCGTCCTGCTGACGCCGGTGACCGGCGACGTGCTGGCGCACGTCCTGACCACCGGGAAACTCCCGGAGGAGGCCCGCGCCTTCACCCCCCTGCGCTTCACCGCCGCCGCACTCACGGAGCAGTCCGCATGA
- a CDS encoding thiazole synthase has translation MADDPFVLGGTSFTSRLIMGTGGAPSLDVLERALVASGTELTTVAMRRVDPSVHGSVLSVLEKLGIRVLPNTAGCFTAGEAVLTARLAREALGTEMVKLEVIADERTLLPDPVELLEAAETLVDDGFTVLPYTNDDPVLARKLEDVGCAAIMPLGSPIGSGLGIRNPHNFQLIVEHARVPVILDAGAGTASDAALAMELGCAGVMLASAVTRAQEPVMMAGAMRHAVEAGRLARLAGRIPRRHFAQASSPGEGLAVLDPERPAF, from the coding sequence ATGGCCGACGATCCGTTCGTCCTCGGCGGTACGTCGTTCACGTCCCGTCTGATCATGGGAACCGGCGGGGCGCCCAGCCTGGACGTGCTGGAGCGGGCGCTGGTGGCGTCCGGGACGGAGCTGACGACCGTGGCGATGCGGCGGGTGGACCCGTCGGTGCACGGGTCCGTCCTGTCGGTGCTGGAGAAGCTGGGCATCCGGGTGCTGCCGAACACGGCGGGGTGCTTCACCGCCGGGGAGGCCGTGCTCACCGCGCGTCTGGCGCGGGAGGCGCTCGGCACCGAGATGGTCAAGCTGGAGGTCATCGCCGACGAGCGCACGCTGCTGCCGGACCCGGTCGAGCTGCTGGAGGCGGCGGAGACGCTGGTCGACGACGGGTTCACGGTGCTGCCGTACACCAACGACGACCCGGTGCTGGCGCGGAAGCTGGAGGACGTCGGCTGTGCGGCGATCATGCCGCTGGGGTCGCCGATCGGGTCCGGGCTCGGGATCCGCAACCCGCACAACTTCCAGCTGATCGTGGAGCACGCGCGCGTGCCGGTGATCCTGGACGCGGGGGCGGGCACGGCGTCGGACGCGGCGCTGGCGATGGAGCTGGGCTGCGCGGGGGTGATGCTGGCCTCGGCGGTGACGCGGGCGCAGGAGCCGGTGATGATGGCCGGCGCCATGCGTCACGCGGTGGAGGCGGGCCGGCTGGCCCGGCTGGCGGGGCGGATCCCGCGCAGGCACTTCGCGCAGGCGTCGTCCCCCGGGGAGGGCCTGGCGGTGCTGGACCCGGAGCGCCCCGCGTTCTGA
- the bfr gene encoding bacterioferritin, whose translation MQSDPEVIEFLNEQLTAELTAINQYFLHSKLQDHKGWTKLARYTRAESFDEMRHAEVLTDRILLLDGLPNYQRLFHVRVGQTVTEMFQADREIELEAIDRLRRGVEVMRNKGDITSANVFEAILADEEHHIDYLDTQLDLIEKLGESLYLSTVIEQSQPDSSGPGTSGFSTH comes from the coding sequence ATGCAGAGCGACCCCGAGGTCATCGAATTCCTGAACGAGCAGTTGACCGCCGAGCTCACGGCGATCAACCAGTACTTCCTGCACTCGAAGCTGCAGGACCACAAGGGCTGGACGAAACTCGCCCGGTACACGCGCGCCGAGTCCTTCGACGAGATGCGGCACGCCGAGGTGCTCACCGACCGCATCCTGCTGCTCGACGGCCTGCCGAACTACCAGCGGCTGTTCCACGTCCGGGTCGGGCAGACGGTGACCGAGATGTTCCAGGCCGACCGGGAGATCGAACTCGAGGCGATCGACCGCCTGCGCCGCGGGGTGGAGGTCATGCGCAACAAGGGCGACATCACCTCGGCCAACGTCTTCGAGGCGATCCTGGCCGACGAGGAGCACCACATCGACTACCTGGACACCCAGCTGGACCTGATCGAGAAGCTGGGCGAGTCGCTGTACCTGTCGACGGTCATCGAGCAGTCCCAGCCCGACTCCTCGGGTCCGGGGACGAGCGGGTTCTCGACGCACTAG
- a CDS encoding deoxyribonuclease IV yields the protein MKSHPSGPARNPIGSHVPVAGGLHSVGLSYARDLRAEAVQVFVANPRGWATPSGDPKQDEAFRAACAAESVPVYVHAPYLINFGSHTEATALRSVESLRHSLRRGREIGALGVVVHTGSATGGRERPVALRQVREHLLPLLDELTHDDDPFLLLESTAGQGASLCSRTWDFGPYFEALDAHPKLGVCLDTCHVFAAGHDLTGPGGVRQTLDSLVDTVGAGRLKLIHANDSKDVVGAHKDRHANIGAGHIGEDPFRALMTHPATEGVPLIIETPGGKEGHAADVERLKKLRDA from the coding sequence GTGAAGAGTCACCCGTCCGGCCCCGCCCGCAACCCCATCGGCAGCCACGTCCCCGTGGCCGGGGGCCTGCACTCCGTCGGCCTGTCCTACGCCCGTGACCTGCGCGCCGAGGCCGTGCAGGTCTTCGTCGCCAACCCGCGCGGCTGGGCCACGCCGTCCGGCGACCCGAAGCAGGACGAGGCGTTCCGCGCGGCCTGCGCCGCCGAGTCGGTCCCGGTGTACGTGCACGCCCCGTACCTGATCAACTTCGGGTCCCACACCGAGGCGACCGCCCTGCGGTCCGTGGAGTCGCTGCGGCACTCCCTGCGGCGCGGCCGGGAGATCGGCGCGCTGGGCGTGGTGGTGCACACCGGCAGCGCGACCGGCGGGCGGGAGCGGCCGGTGGCGCTGAGGCAGGTGCGGGAGCACCTGCTGCCGCTGCTCGACGAGCTCACCCATGACGACGACCCGTTCCTGCTGCTGGAGTCGACGGCGGGCCAGGGGGCCTCGCTGTGCTCGCGGACCTGGGACTTCGGACCGTACTTCGAGGCGCTGGACGCCCATCCGAAGCTGGGCGTCTGCCTGGACACCTGCCACGTCTTCGCGGCCGGCCACGACCTGACCGGGCCCGGCGGGGTGCGGCAGACGCTGGACTCGCTGGTGGACACGGTCGGCGCGGGCCGGCTGAAGCTGATCCACGCCAACGACTCCAAGGACGTGGTCGGAGCGCACAAGGACCGGCACGCGAACATCGGCGCCGGCCACATCGGCGAGGACCCCTTCCGGGCGCTGATGACGCACCCCGCGACGGAGGGCGTGCCGCTGATCATCGAGACCCCGGGCGGCAAGGAGGGGCACGCGGCGGACGTGGAGCGGCTGAAGAAGCTCCGGGACGCCTGA
- a CDS encoding (2Fe-2S)-binding protein, protein MDPAREVNRVFVCSCFGVTEEQVRSHAEAGASTPRQIASACKAGTDCGGCVRRIQALLGRGACPRRRLIDQGEPPLTAELPEVA, encoded by the coding sequence ATGGACCCCGCCCGGGAGGTGAACCGCGTGTTCGTCTGCAGCTGCTTCGGTGTGACCGAGGAACAGGTGAGGAGTCACGCGGAGGCCGGCGCGAGCACGCCCCGGCAGATCGCCTCCGCCTGCAAGGCCGGAACCGACTGCGGCGGCTGCGTACGGCGCATCCAGGCGCTGCTGGGCCGCGGTGCCTGCCCCCGCCGCCGGCTGATCGACCAGGGGGAGCCGCCGCTCACGGCGGAGCTGCCCGAAGTCGCCTAG
- a CDS encoding 3-deoxy-7-phosphoheptulonate synthase class II — translation MTVNAKTSASAGNTWQHLPAAQQPEYPDAEALRAVIADLESYPPLVFAGECDQLRARMAAVAKGEAFLLQGGDCAEAFDAVSADHIRNKLKTLLQMGAVLTYAASVPVVKVGRIAGQYSKPRSKPTETRDGVTLPTYRGDSVNGFDFTEEARIPDPERLKRMYNASASTLNLVRAFTTGGYADLRQVHAWNQDFVKSSPSGQRYEQLAREIDNALNFMHACGVDPEEFKTVEFFSSHEALLLDYESALTRVDSRTGQLYDVSAHMVWIGERTRQLDHAHIEFASRIRNPIGIKLGPTTTAEEALQYIERLDPEREPGRLTFIVRMGADKIRDKLPELVEKVTASGATVAWVTDPMHGNTFEAASGHKTRRFDDVLDEVKGFFEVHKELGTHPGGIHVELTGDDVTECVGGGDEIFVDDLHQRYETACDPRLNRSQSLDLAFLVAEMYRDQ, via the coding sequence GTGACCGTGAACGCTAAGACCAGCGCGAGCGCTGGCAACACCTGGCAACATCTGCCCGCGGCGCAGCAGCCCGAGTACCCCGACGCCGAGGCTCTGCGCGCAGTGATCGCGGACCTCGAGTCGTATCCACCGCTCGTCTTCGCGGGCGAGTGCGACCAGCTGCGCGCCCGGATGGCGGCTGTCGCCAAGGGAGAGGCGTTCCTCCTCCAGGGCGGCGACTGCGCCGAGGCCTTCGACGCGGTGTCCGCCGACCACATCCGCAACAAGCTCAAGACGCTGCTCCAGATGGGCGCCGTGCTCACGTACGCGGCCTCCGTGCCGGTCGTGAAGGTCGGCCGGATCGCCGGCCAGTACTCCAAGCCGCGCTCCAAGCCCACCGAGACCCGCGACGGCGTGACGCTGCCCACCTACCGCGGCGACTCCGTCAACGGCTTCGACTTCACCGAAGAGGCCCGGATCCCGGACCCCGAGCGGCTGAAGCGGATGTACAACGCCTCGGCCTCCACGCTGAACCTGGTGCGCGCCTTCACCACCGGCGGCTACGCCGACCTGCGCCAGGTGCACGCCTGGAACCAGGACTTCGTGAAGTCGTCCCCGTCCGGCCAGCGTTACGAGCAGCTCGCCCGCGAGATCGACAACGCGCTGAACTTCATGCACGCCTGCGGGGTCGACCCGGAGGAGTTCAAGACCGTCGAGTTCTTCTCCTCGCACGAGGCGCTGCTGCTCGACTACGAGTCGGCGCTCACCCGCGTGGACTCGCGCACCGGTCAGCTGTACGACGTCTCCGCGCACATGGTGTGGATCGGCGAGCGTACCCGGCAGCTGGACCACGCGCACATCGAGTTCGCGTCGAGGATCCGCAACCCGATCGGCATCAAGCTCGGCCCGACCACGACGGCCGAGGAGGCGCTGCAGTACATCGAGCGCCTCGACCCCGAGCGCGAGCCCGGCCGGCTGACCTTCATCGTCCGCATGGGCGCGGACAAGATCCGCGACAAGCTCCCCGAGCTGGTCGAGAAGGTCACCGCCTCCGGCGCCACCGTCGCCTGGGTGACCGACCCGATGCACGGCAACACCTTCGAGGCGGCCTCCGGCCACAAGACCCGCCGCTTCGACGACGTGCTCGACGAGGTCAAGGGCTTCTTCGAGGTCCACAAGGAGCTCGGCACCCACCCGGGCGGCATCCACGTGGAGCTCACCGGCGACGACGTCACCGAGTGCGTGGGCGGCGGCGACGAGATCTTCGTCGACGACCTGCACCAGCGCTACGAGACGGCCTGCGACCCGCGGCTCAACCGCAGCCAGTCGCTGGACCTGGCGTTCCTCGTCGCCGAGATGTACCGGGACCAGTGA
- a CDS encoding sulfite oxidase-like oxidoreductase, with product MGHPAGRESGERASEGAARFELPPGQRLQRGWPVTHYGPVPKFRPERWEFRVFGATADGEKHGWSHEEFTALPYVTVVADLHCVTKFSMVGAEWGGIPARTILDVAPPAPDVTHVMVWAEYGFSSNLRLADFASERTLFATHKDGELLTAEHGFPLRLIVPHLYAWKGPKWVRGIEYMTADRRGFWEERGYHNIGDPWKEQRYSYQEEPGEGPEL from the coding sequence ATGGGTCATCCGGCGGGACGCGAATCGGGGGAGCGCGCATCAGAGGGAGCGGCGCGGTTCGAGCTCCCGCCGGGACAGCGCCTGCAGCGCGGCTGGCCGGTCACGCACTACGGGCCGGTCCCCAAGTTCCGGCCCGAGCGCTGGGAGTTCCGGGTCTTCGGCGCCACCGCCGACGGTGAGAAGCACGGCTGGAGCCACGAGGAGTTCACGGCCCTGCCGTACGTCACCGTGGTGGCCGACCTGCACTGCGTCACGAAGTTCAGCATGGTCGGCGCCGAGTGGGGCGGAATCCCGGCCCGCACCATCCTGGACGTCGCCCCGCCCGCGCCCGACGTCACCCATGTGATGGTGTGGGCGGAGTACGGGTTCAGCTCCAACCTCCGGCTGGCCGACTTCGCCTCCGAGCGCACCCTGTTCGCCACCCACAAGGACGGCGAGCTGCTGACCGCCGAGCACGGCTTCCCGCTGCGCCTGATCGTCCCCCACCTGTACGCCTGGAAGGGCCCCAAGTGGGTCCGCGGCATCGAGTACATGACCGCCGACCGCCGGGGCTTCTGGGAGGAGCGCGGCTACCACAACATCGGCGACCCCTGGAAGGAACAGCGTTACTCCTACCAGGAGGAGCCGGGGGAGGGCCCCGAGCTCTGA
- a CDS encoding anthranilate synthase family protein produces MDLAQLPHDERPFALLHRRTPGRDHDVVELLIGPVGTRDRLADLPDEGLAVVPFRQIRERGFDVRDDGTPLLVLTPEERYGIPLTEALDRLPAHDVRVEGGGFDVGDEEYARIVGRVLDEEIGRGEGANFVIRRTYEGEIPGFGRADALSLFRRLLEGERGAYWTFVVHTGDRTLVGASPEVHVRASGGTVVMNPISGTYRYPAGGPTPEHLLEFLADGKEIEELSMVVDEELKMMCTVGDMGGVVVGPRLKEMAHLAHTEYELRGRSSLDVREVLKETMFAATVTGSPVQNACRVIERHEAGGRGYYAGALALIGRDEGGAQTLDSPILIRTADIDAAGRLRVPVGATLVRGSDPAGEVAETHAKAAGVLAALGVRPGRPRDGALRPGLADDPRVRAALDGRRASLAPFWLRMQERPAAPAGHALVVDGEDTFTAMLAHVLRAAGLDVTVRRYDEPGLREAVPAHEGPLVLGPGPGDPSDRADPKMRFLRALTAEVIASRAPGSARAGGAPVNRHGVLGVCLGHELIAAGLGLETVRKEVPYQGAQTEIDLFGRPETVGFYNSFVAHCDDDTARELAARGVEVSRAANGEVHALRGPGFAGVQFHPESVLTLNGAAIVRELMGQLRGTSTFPERRPAV; encoded by the coding sequence ATGGACCTGGCACAGCTCCCGCACGACGAACGCCCCTTCGCCCTGCTGCACCGCCGCACGCCGGGCCGCGATCACGACGTGGTCGAGCTGCTGATCGGCCCGGTCGGCACCCGTGACCGCCTGGCCGACCTGCCCGACGAGGGCCTGGCGGTCGTCCCCTTCCGGCAGATCCGCGAGCGGGGCTTCGACGTCCGTGACGACGGCACCCCGCTGCTGGTGCTGACGCCCGAGGAGCGGTACGGGATTCCGCTCACCGAGGCCCTCGACCGGCTCCCCGCGCACGACGTCCGGGTGGAGGGCGGCGGCTTCGACGTCGGCGACGAGGAGTACGCGCGGATCGTCGGGCGGGTCCTCGACGAGGAGATCGGGCGGGGCGAGGGCGCCAACTTCGTGATCCGGCGGACGTACGAGGGCGAGATCCCCGGGTTCGGACGGGCCGACGCCCTGAGCCTCTTCCGGCGCCTCCTCGAGGGCGAGCGGGGGGCGTACTGGACGTTCGTCGTCCACACCGGGGACCGCACGCTGGTCGGGGCGAGCCCCGAGGTGCACGTGCGGGCGTCCGGCGGGACGGTCGTGATGAACCCGATCAGCGGCACCTACCGCTACCCGGCCGGGGGGCCGACCCCGGAGCACCTGCTGGAGTTCCTCGCCGACGGCAAGGAGATCGAGGAGCTGTCGATGGTCGTCGACGAGGAGCTCAAGATGATGTGCACCGTCGGCGACATGGGCGGGGTCGTTGTCGGGCCCCGGCTGAAGGAGATGGCGCACCTCGCGCACACCGAGTACGAGCTGCGCGGCCGCTCCTCGCTGGACGTGCGCGAGGTGCTGAAGGAGACCATGTTCGCGGCGACCGTCACCGGGTCGCCGGTGCAGAACGCCTGCCGGGTGATCGAGCGGCACGAGGCCGGCGGGCGCGGTTACTACGCGGGCGCGCTGGCGCTCATCGGCCGCGACGAGGGCGGGGCCCAGACGCTGGACTCCCCCATCCTGATCCGTACCGCCGACATCGACGCGGCCGGGCGGCTGCGGGTGCCGGTCGGGGCCACCCTGGTGCGCGGCTCGGACCCGGCGGGCGAGGTCGCGGAGACCCACGCCAAGGCGGCCGGGGTGCTGGCCGCGCTGGGCGTGCGTCCCGGGCGGCCGCGCGACGGGGCCCTGCGGCCGGGGCTGGCCGACGATCCCCGGGTGCGGGCGGCGCTGGACGGGCGCCGGGCCTCGCTGGCGCCGTTCTGGCTGCGGATGCAGGAGCGGCCGGCCGCGCCGGCCGGTCACGCCCTGGTCGTCGACGGGGAGGACACCTTCACCGCGATGCTCGCCCATGTGCTGCGCGCCGCCGGGCTGGACGTGACCGTGCGGCGGTACGACGAGCCGGGGCTGCGGGAGGCGGTGCCGGCGCACGAGGGGCCGCTGGTGCTCGGGCCCGGGCCGGGCGACCCGTCCGACAGGGCCGACCCGAAGATGCGGTTCCTGCGCGCGCTGACCGCCGAGGTGATCGCCTCCCGGGCTCCCGGCTCCGCCCGGGCGGGGGGTGCCCCCGTGAACCGGCACGGCGTCCTCGGCGTCTGCCTGGGCCACGAGCTGATCGCGGCCGGACTGGGCCTGGAGACCGTGCGCAAGGAGGTGCCGTACCAGGGGGCGCAGACGGAGATCGACCTGTTCGGGCGCCCGGAGACGGTCGGCTTCTACAACAGCTTCGTGGCGCACTGCGACGACGACACCGCGCGGGAACTGGCCGCGCGCGGCGTCGAGGTGAGCCGCGCCGCCAACGGCGAGGTGCACGCGCTGCGCGGACCCGGCTTCGCGGGGGTGCAGTTCCACCCGGAGTCGGTGCTGACCCTGAACGGCGCGGCGATCGTGCGGGAGCTGATGGGTCAGCTGCGCGGCACCAGCACGTTCCCGGAGCGGCGGCCGGCGGTGTAG